Proteins from a single region of Diaphorobacter limosus:
- the yidD gene encoding membrane protein insertion efficiency factor YidD: MMRRLLMGLVRGYRLLLSPWLGSACRFEPTCSAYSLQALEQYGAAAGSYLTVRRLARCHPWCEGGIDPVPRELPRGMRLFSRLMPTEPPSSSATKHS, encoded by the coding sequence ATGATGCGCCGCCTGCTCATGGGCCTGGTGCGCGGCTACCGGTTGCTGCTCAGCCCCTGGCTGGGCTCCGCCTGCCGCTTCGAGCCCACCTGCTCGGCGTACTCGCTGCAGGCACTGGAGCAATACGGGGCCGCCGCCGGCAGCTACCTGACGGTTCGGCGCCTGGCGCGCTGCCATCCCTGGTGCGAGGGCGGGATCGATCCCGTGCCGCGGGAGCTGCCGCGCGGCATGCGCCTGTTCTCGCGGCTCATGCCTACCGAACCCCCATCTTCCTCAGCTACAAAGCATTCATGA
- the yidC gene encoding membrane protein insertase YidC: MNDIRRTILWVIFGFSLVMLWDKWQIHNGNKATFFPAPPAQTASAPAATATGAGTASVPAPSATPAVAAQPPTGGPAPVVASTRERISVSTDVLRLAFDTEGASLVHGELLKYPESASDAKPFLLLDESGNRVYVAQTGLIGGAYPTHKTPMAVVPGARELKDGEQELVVRFESPDLGGVKLVKTWTLKRGAYDIAVRHEVVNTGTAPVSPQLYLQLVRDGNKPAGESSFYSTFTGPAVYTEAKKYQKVEFKDIENGKAEIDKSSSDGYVAMVQHYFATAWLLADGVARDLFVRKVDNNLFAVGMITQLGEIAPGQSKSLDARLFAGPQIETLLEKLAPGLELVKDYGWLTILSKPLYWLLDQLHKVIANWGWSIVALVLLLKIAFYWLNAKAYASMAKMKAINPRIQEMRERLKDKPQQMQQEMMRIYREEKVNPMGGCLPIMIQIPVFIALYWVLLSSVEMRNAPWIGWIHDLSSPDPFFILPLLMTLSSLLQTALNPAPPDPMQAKMMWLMPLMFSVMFFFFPAGLVLYWLTNNILSIAQQWIINTRMGVPPQFNLPKFR; this comes from the coding sequence ATGAACGATATTCGCCGCACCATCCTGTGGGTGATCTTTGGCTTTTCCCTGGTGATGCTGTGGGACAAGTGGCAGATCCACAACGGCAACAAGGCCACCTTCTTCCCCGCGCCGCCGGCCCAGACGGCCAGCGCGCCGGCCGCGACCGCGACTGGCGCCGGTACGGCCAGTGTTCCCGCGCCCAGCGCCACCCCGGCAGTGGCCGCGCAGCCACCGACGGGCGGCCCGGCGCCGGTGGTGGCCAGCACGCGCGAGCGCATCAGCGTGAGCACCGATGTGCTGCGCCTGGCCTTCGACACCGAGGGTGCTTCCCTGGTGCACGGCGAGCTGCTCAAGTACCCGGAGTCAGCCAGCGATGCCAAGCCCTTTTTGCTGCTCGACGAGAGCGGCAACCGCGTGTATGTGGCGCAGACCGGCCTGATTGGCGGCGCCTACCCCACGCACAAGACGCCCATGGCAGTAGTGCCGGGCGCGCGTGAGCTCAAGGACGGCGAGCAGGAGCTGGTGGTGCGCTTCGAGTCGCCCGATCTGGGGGGCGTGAAGCTGGTCAAGACCTGGACGCTCAAGCGCGGCGCCTATGACATCGCCGTGCGCCACGAGGTGGTCAACACCGGCACGGCCCCCGTGTCGCCGCAGCTGTACCTGCAGCTGGTGCGCGACGGCAACAAGCCCGCGGGCGAATCCTCGTTCTATTCCACCTTCACCGGCCCGGCCGTCTATACCGAGGCCAAGAAGTACCAAAAGGTGGAGTTCAAGGACATTGAGAACGGCAAGGCCGAGATCGACAAGTCCTCCAGCGACGGCTACGTGGCCATGGTGCAGCATTACTTTGCCACCGCCTGGCTGCTGGCCGACGGCGTGGCGCGCGACCTGTTCGTGCGCAAGGTGGACAACAACCTGTTTGCCGTGGGCATGATCACCCAGCTGGGCGAAATCGCCCCGGGTCAGTCCAAGAGCCTGGACGCGCGCCTGTTCGCCGGCCCGCAGATCGAAACCCTGCTGGAGAAGCTGGCCCCCGGCCTGGAGCTGGTCAAGGACTATGGCTGGCTGACCATTCTCTCCAAGCCGCTGTACTGGCTGCTCGACCAGCTGCACAAGGTGATTGCCAACTGGGGCTGGTCCATCGTCGCCCTGGTGCTGCTGCTGAAGATCGCCTTCTACTGGCTCAACGCCAAGGCCTATGCCAGCATGGCCAAGATGAAGGCCATCAACCCGCGCATCCAGGAAATGCGTGAACGCCTCAAGGACAAGCCGCAGCAGATGCAGCAGGAGATGATGCGCATCTACCGCGAGGAGAAGGTCAACCCCATGGGCGGCTGCCTGCCCATCATGATCCAGATTCCGGTGTTCATTGCGCTGTACTGGGTGCTGCTGTCCAGCGTGGAGATGCGCAACGCGCCCTGGATAGGCTGGATCCACGACCTGTCCTCGCCCGACCCGTTCTTCATCCTGCCGCTCCTGATGACCCTGTCCTCGCTGCTGCAGACGGCGCTCAACCCCGCGCCGCCGGATCCGATGCAGGCCAAGATGATGTGGCTCATGCCGCTGATGTTCAGCGTGATGTTCTTCTTCTTCCCGGCTGGCCTGGTGCTGTACTGGCTGACGAACAACATCCTGTCCATCGCCCAGCAGTGGATCATCAACACCCGCATGGGCGTGCCGCCGCAGTTCAACCTGCCCAAGTTCCGCTGA
- a CDS encoding ABC transporter substrate-binding protein, with product MMQKTTFKLGMVATAMVLAMGSAQAASMRWAGANDILTIDPHAQNHQTTHAFLQQIYESLVRYDGKYQTEPALATKWTQISPTQVRFELRKGVKFHDGAPFTADDVVFSLTRAGTAPSNMMSSVQSVKEVKKVDDHTVDLILKGPNPILLRELTEARIMNKAWAEKHNSLKSQDYAGKEESYASRNANGTGPFSLVAWQPDQKLTLKKNPNWWDKPKGNIDEVVFTPIKSAATRSAALISGQVDFVVDPPPQDLARMKADSNLKLIEGAENRTIYLGLDQFRDELPGSGVAGKNPLKDKRVRQALYQAIDSAGLHSRTMRNLSVPAGVMVAPMVHGWSKQLDERAAKYDVEAAKKLLADAGYPQGFTLKLDCPNDRYVNDEAICQAVTAMWTRIGVKTNLQTAPMAQFVSRVMNNDVSAYLFGWGVATFDALYTLDSLMSTKDGKTAAGVYNGGRFSDPKLDAMIQQIKVEMDTPKRDALIHDALKLTKDEYYYLPLHHQIRPWAMRKNVDTVHRADDRPMPIWTTIK from the coding sequence ATGATGCAGAAAACAACCTTCAAACTCGGCATGGTGGCGACGGCCATGGTGCTGGCCATGGGCAGCGCGCAGGCGGCCAGCATGCGCTGGGCCGGCGCCAATGACATTCTGACCATAGACCCACACGCGCAGAACCACCAGACCACGCACGCCTTCCTGCAGCAGATCTACGAGAGCCTGGTGCGCTACGACGGCAAGTACCAGACCGAGCCGGCCCTGGCCACCAAGTGGACGCAGATCTCGCCCACGCAGGTGCGCTTCGAGCTGCGCAAGGGCGTCAAATTCCACGACGGCGCGCCGTTCACGGCCGACGACGTGGTGTTCTCGCTCACGCGCGCGGGCACGGCGCCGTCCAACATGATGTCCTCGGTGCAGAGCGTCAAGGAGGTGAAGAAGGTCGATGACCACACCGTGGATCTGATCCTCAAGGGCCCGAACCCCATCCTGCTGCGCGAGCTGACCGAGGCGCGCATCATGAACAAGGCCTGGGCCGAGAAGCACAACTCGCTCAAGTCGCAGGACTACGCCGGCAAGGAGGAAAGCTACGCCTCGCGCAACGCCAACGGCACCGGCCCCTTCAGCCTGGTGGCCTGGCAGCCGGACCAGAAGCTCACGCTGAAGAAGAATCCGAATTGGTGGGACAAGCCCAAGGGCAACATCGACGAGGTGGTGTTCACGCCCATCAAGTCGGCTGCCACGCGCTCCGCGGCGCTGATCTCGGGCCAGGTGGACTTCGTCGTCGATCCGCCGCCGCAGGATCTGGCGCGCATGAAGGCCGACAGCAACCTGAAGCTCATCGAGGGCGCCGAGAACCGCACCATCTACCTGGGACTGGACCAGTTCCGCGACGAGCTGCCCGGCTCGGGCGTGGCCGGCAAAAACCCGCTCAAGGACAAGCGCGTGCGCCAGGCGCTGTACCAGGCGATCGACTCGGCCGGCCTGCACAGCCGCACCATGCGCAACCTGTCGGTGCCCGCCGGCGTGATGGTGGCGCCCATGGTGCATGGCTGGAGCAAGCAGCTGGACGAGCGCGCCGCCAAGTACGACGTCGAGGCCGCCAAGAAGCTGCTGGCCGACGCCGGCTATCCCCAGGGCTTTACCCTCAAGCTCGACTGCCCGAACGACCGCTACGTGAACGACGAGGCCATCTGCCAGGCCGTCACAGCGATGTGGACGCGCATCGGCGTCAAGACCAATCTGCAGACCGCGCCGATGGCGCAGTTTGTCTCGCGCGTGATGAACAACGACGTCAGCGCTTACCTGTTCGGCTGGGGCGTGGCCACGTTTGATGCGCTGTACACGCTGGACTCGCTGATGTCCACCAAGGACGGCAAGACGGCGGCCGGCGTCTACAACGGCGGGCGCTTCAGCGACCCCAAGCTCGACGCCATGATCCAGCAGATCAAGGTGGAGATGGACACGCCGAAGCGCGACGCGCTGATCCACGACGCGCTCAAGCTGACCAAGGACGAGTACTACTACCTGCCGCTGCACCACCAGATCCGGCCCTGGGCCATGCGCAAGAACGTGGATACCGTGCACCGCGCGGATGACCGGCCTATGCCGATCTGGACGACCATCAAGTAA
- a CDS encoding MurR/RpiR family transcriptional regulator yields the protein MSKPVHASPPPVSITARITQARMQLTPSHQQIADYVLKHPLQAATMPIDELAAAVGVSVATANRFARAIGLDGYPMLRAELVKGFEAMLAPVEKMRVRLEKPGSAHDAFLAVLDESQNNIAATRAALEPAACEAAVQAIAAARRIYVLGYGASGWLAGMLARGLDMHCDSVHLLATVAGATDGARQLPRMAAQDLLIAISFPRYLRDTVALTRAAHERGVPILALTDGPLAPLAPLARHCLFAKTESYHAANSETTVLALIEALVSAVALHTRGTLQNAARMTEAVLPWLHGAGRAAAHNACE from the coding sequence ATGTCCAAACCCGTGCACGCCAGCCCGCCGCCGGTTTCGATCACTGCGCGCATCACACAGGCGCGGATGCAGCTCACGCCGTCGCACCAGCAGATTGCGGACTATGTGCTCAAGCACCCCTTGCAGGCCGCCACCATGCCCATCGATGAGCTGGCGGCGGCGGTGGGCGTGTCCGTGGCCACGGCGAACCGCTTCGCGCGCGCCATCGGCCTGGACGGCTACCCCATGCTGCGCGCCGAGCTGGTCAAGGGCTTCGAGGCCATGCTGGCGCCGGTGGAGAAGATGCGCGTGCGCCTGGAAAAGCCCGGCAGCGCGCACGATGCCTTCCTGGCCGTGCTTGACGAGAGCCAGAACAACATTGCCGCCACGCGCGCCGCGCTCGAGCCCGCGGCCTGTGAGGCCGCGGTGCAGGCCATCGCCGCGGCGCGACGCATCTATGTGCTGGGCTACGGCGCCTCGGGCTGGCTCGCCGGCATGCTGGCGCGCGGCCTGGACATGCATTGCGACAGCGTGCACCTGCTTGCCACCGTCGCCGGCGCCACCGACGGCGCGCGCCAGCTGCCGCGCATGGCGGCGCAGGACCTGCTCATCGCCATCAGCTTTCCGCGCTACCTGCGCGATACCGTGGCCCTGACGCGCGCGGCGCACGAGCGCGGCGTGCCCATTCTGGCCCTGACCGACGGCCCGCTGGCGCCGCTGGCGCCGCTGGCGCGCCACTGCCTGTTCGCCAAGACCGAGAGCTACCACGCGGCGAATTCCGAAACCACGGTGCTGGCGCTGATCGAGGCCCTGGTCAGCGCCGTGGCGCTGCACACGCGCGGCACGCTGCAGAACGCCGCGCGCATGACCGAGGCCGTCCTGCCCTGGCTGCACGGCGCGGGCCGCGCCGCCGCCCACAACGCTTGCGAATGA
- a CDS encoding isoaspartyl peptidase/L-asparaginase, producing the protein MKTMPHTASSVTPVIAIHGGAGTLTRSHISPEQERAYHAALQEVLCAGQAVLARGGSALDAVCVAVQALEDCPLFNAGHGAVFTADATHELDAAVMDGATLAAGAVAGVSRVRNPVLAARAVQQDGQHVLMIGTAAERLAQSAGLAMVAPDYFSTEARLAQLRAAQAKAAGAVLDHDGAAALAARTPEGPLHEGRKMGTVGAVALDARGHLAAATSTGGLTNKRPGRVGDSPLIGAGTYADDRTAAVSCTGHGESFIRVAAAHDVCARMAYAGATLHEASEAVVHQALAAIGGTGGLIAVDRQGNVCLPFNTEGMYRGLARVGQAPETFIYR; encoded by the coding sequence ATGAAGACCATGCCCCATACCGCATCTTCCGTCACGCCCGTCATCGCCATCCATGGCGGCGCTGGCACGCTCACGCGCAGCCACATCAGCCCCGAGCAGGAGCGTGCCTACCATGCGGCGCTGCAGGAGGTGCTGTGCGCCGGCCAGGCCGTGCTGGCGCGCGGCGGCTCGGCGCTCGATGCCGTGTGCGTGGCCGTGCAGGCGCTCGAGGACTGCCCGCTGTTCAACGCCGGCCATGGCGCGGTGTTCACGGCCGATGCCACGCACGAACTGGACGCCGCCGTGATGGACGGTGCCACCCTGGCCGCCGGTGCCGTGGCCGGCGTGAGCCGCGTGCGCAACCCGGTGCTGGCCGCGCGCGCGGTGCAACAGGACGGCCAGCATGTGCTGATGATAGGCACGGCTGCCGAGCGCCTGGCGCAATCGGCGGGTCTGGCCATGGTGGCGCCCGACTACTTTTCCACCGAGGCGCGCCTGGCCCAGCTGCGCGCGGCCCAGGCCAAGGCCGCGGGCGCGGTGCTGGACCATGACGGCGCCGCGGCCCTGGCCGCGCGCACCCCGGAGGGGCCGCTGCACGAGGGCCGCAAGATGGGCACCGTGGGCGCGGTGGCGCTCGATGCCCGGGGCCACCTGGCGGCCGCCACCTCCACCGGCGGCCTGACCAACAAGCGCCCGGGCCGCGTGGGCGACAGCCCGCTGATCGGCGCCGGCACCTATGCCGATGACCGCACGGCCGCCGTCTCCTGCACCGGCCATGGCGAGAGCTTCATCCGCGTGGCCGCGGCGCACGATGTCTGCGCGCGCATGGCCTACGCCGGCGCCACGCTGCACGAGGCGAGCGAGGCCGTGGTGCACCAGGCGCTGGCCGCCATCGGCGGCACCGGCGGGTTGATCGCCGTGGACCGCCAGGGCAATGTCTGCCTGCCCTTCAACACCGAGGGCATGTACCGCGGCCTGGCGCGCGTGGGCCAGGCGCCCGAAACCTTCATCTACCGCTGA
- a CDS encoding dipeptide ABC transporter ATP-binding protein, translated as MTNQSPNAATSLALPEQRVLAVDDLSVRFTSSERIVDAVRKLSFHVDRGETVAIVGESGSGKSVTSLALMRLVEHGGGKIVGGSALLRRRGGQVLDVARATQAQMREVRGADVAMIFQEPMTSLNPVFTAGEQIAESIRVHQGMDRAGARAEALRMLELVRIPEAKNVLDRFPHQLSGGMRQRVMIAMALSCKPQLLIADEPTTALDVTIQAQILQLIRQLQDEMHMGVIFITHDMGVVAEVADRVLVMYRGDKVEEGASDQVFAAPQHAYTRALLSAVPKLGAMQGTDLPRQFDLLRPDGSMLTGQSLPVDTRPADAQPILRVKNLVTRFDLRSGLLNRVTRRVHAVEQVSFDLYPGETLALVGESGCGKSTTGRSLLRLVESQSGAIEFGGRNILDLPRSQVQALRRDIQFIFQDPFASLDPRLTVGFSIMEPLLVHKVGTREQAQARVDWLLEKVGLPREHGQRYPHEFSGGQRQRIAIARALALNPKVVVADESVSALDVSIQAQIVNLMLDLQRELGVAFLFISHDMAVVERISHRVAVMYLGRIVEIGPRRAIFENPQHSYTKKLMSAVPIADPARRHLKRVLLEGEIPSPIRAVGDEPVVPPLQQVGPGHFVAPPVV; from the coding sequence ATGACGAACCAATCCCCCAACGCCGCCACGTCGCTGGCGCTGCCCGAGCAGCGTGTGCTGGCCGTGGACGACCTGAGCGTGCGTTTCACCAGCTCCGAGCGCATTGTCGATGCCGTGCGCAAGCTGTCCTTCCACGTCGATCGTGGCGAGACCGTGGCCATCGTCGGCGAGTCGGGCTCGGGCAAGTCGGTCACCTCGCTGGCGCTGATGCGCCTGGTCGAGCATGGCGGCGGCAAGATCGTGGGCGGCTCGGCGCTGCTGCGCCGGCGCGGCGGCCAGGTGCTGGACGTGGCCCGGGCGACGCAGGCGCAGATGCGCGAGGTGCGCGGCGCCGACGTGGCCATGATCTTCCAGGAGCCCATGACCTCGCTGAACCCGGTGTTCACGGCCGGTGAGCAGATCGCCGAATCCATCCGCGTGCACCAGGGCATGGACCGCGCCGGCGCGCGCGCCGAGGCGCTGCGCATGCTGGAGCTGGTGCGCATCCCCGAGGCGAAGAATGTGCTGGACCGCTTCCCGCACCAGCTCTCGGGTGGCATGCGCCAGCGCGTGATGATCGCCATGGCGCTGTCGTGCAAGCCGCAGCTCTTGATCGCCGACGAGCCGACCACGGCGCTGGACGTGACCATCCAGGCGCAGATCCTGCAGCTGATCCGCCAGCTGCAGGACGAGATGCACATGGGCGTGATCTTCATCACCCATGACATGGGCGTGGTCGCCGAGGTGGCCGACCGCGTGCTCGTCATGTACCGCGGCGACAAGGTGGAGGAGGGCGCCTCGGACCAGGTGTTCGCCGCGCCCCAGCATGCCTACACGCGTGCGCTGCTGTCGGCGGTGCCCAAGCTCGGCGCCATGCAGGGCACGGACCTGCCGCGCCAGTTCGACCTGCTGCGCCCCGACGGCAGCATGCTCACCGGCCAGTCCTTGCCCGTTGACACCCGCCCCGCCGATGCCCAGCCCATACTGCGCGTGAAGAACCTGGTCACGCGCTTCGACCTGCGCTCGGGCCTCTTGAACCGCGTCACGCGCCGCGTGCATGCCGTGGAGCAGGTCAGCTTCGACCTGTACCCGGGCGAGACCCTGGCGCTGGTGGGCGAGTCGGGCTGCGGCAAGTCGACCACCGGCCGCTCGCTGCTGCGCCTGGTGGAGAGCCAGAGCGGCGCCATCGAGTTTGGCGGGCGCAACATCCTTGACCTGCCGCGCAGCCAGGTGCAGGCGCTGCGCCGCGACATCCAGTTCATCTTCCAGGACCCGTTCGCCTCGCTGGACCCGCGCCTGACAGTGGGCTTTTCCATCATGGAGCCGCTGCTGGTGCACAAGGTTGGCACGCGCGAGCAGGCCCAGGCGCGCGTCGACTGGCTGCTGGAGAAGGTGGGCCTGCCGCGCGAGCATGGCCAGCGCTACCCGCATGAGTTCTCGGGCGGCCAGCGCCAGCGCATAGCGATTGCGCGCGCGCTGGCACTGAACCCCAAGGTTGTCGTCGCCGACGAATCGGTGTCGGCGCTCGACGTGTCCATCCAGGCGCAGATCGTGAACCTGATGCTGGACCTGCAGCGCGAGCTGGGCGTGGCCTTTTTGTTCATCTCGCACGACATGGCCGTGGTCGAGCGCATCAGCCACCGCGTGGCCGTGATGTACCTGGGCCGCATCGTCGAGATCGGGCCGCGCCGCGCCATTTTCGAAAACCCCCAGCATTCCTACACCAAGAAGCTGATGTCCGCCGTGCCCATCGCCGACCCGGCGCGCCGGCACCTGAAGCGCGTGCTGCTGGAGGGCGAGATCCCCAGCCCGATCCGCGCCGTGGGCGACGAGCCCGTGGTGCCGCCGCTGCAGCAGGTCGGCCCGGGGCATTTCGTCGCACCGCCGGTGGTTTGA
- the gsiB gene encoding glutathione ABC transporter substrate-binding protein GsiB, with the protein MQKTSVTFRRSLLALAIAAASTGALAAGNAVLAIGGQPETLDPYNTNTTLTTAVTKTFYEGLFEFDKDLKVKNVLAESYEMSKDGLVYTFKLRQGVKFHDGTDFNAAAAKANLDRVMNPENRLLRATQFNRIAKVEAVNPQTLRVTLKEPFAPFINSLAHASAAMISPAALQKWGNKDIAFHPVGTGPFEFVEWKQTEAIVGKKFAGYWKKGYPKVDQVSWKPVLENATRAAMVQTGEADFVYPLPYEQAANLKKNDKIEVVSTPSIIVRFLAMNVLQKPYDNPKVRQAIAYAVNKEAIAKVAFGGYAFPAQGIVPQGIQYAVKMDPIPYNPQKARELLKEAGYPNGFESTLWGAYNNTTTQKVLQLVQQQLQQVGIKLQVQALEVGQRTEWVDAWPDPKTSKVRLYYTGWSSSTGEADWALRPLFATEAQAPKLNNMSFYSNKVVDDAIAKALVTTDSTERANLYKTAQEQLMQDLPRIPLVTDEGLYAHAKRLSGVYAMPDGNINSGEIALK; encoded by the coding sequence ATGCAAAAGACCTCTGTCACCTTCCGCCGCAGCCTGCTGGCCCTGGCCATCGCGGCCGCATCCACGGGCGCGCTGGCTGCCGGCAATGCCGTGCTGGCCATTGGCGGTCAGCCCGAGACGCTGGATCCCTACAACACCAACACCACGCTGACCACGGCCGTGACCAAGACCTTTTACGAAGGCCTGTTCGAGTTCGACAAGGACCTGAAGGTCAAAAACGTGCTGGCCGAGAGCTACGAGATGTCCAAGGACGGCCTGGTCTACACCTTCAAGCTGCGCCAGGGCGTGAAGTTCCACGATGGCACCGACTTCAATGCCGCCGCGGCCAAGGCCAACCTCGACCGCGTCATGAACCCCGAGAACCGCCTGCTGCGCGCCACGCAGTTCAACCGCATCGCCAAGGTCGAGGCCGTGAACCCGCAGACCCTGCGCGTCACGCTGAAGGAGCCCTTCGCGCCCTTCATCAACTCGCTGGCGCACGCCTCGGCGGCGATGATCTCGCCCGCCGCGCTGCAGAAATGGGGCAACAAGGACATCGCCTTCCACCCCGTGGGCACGGGCCCATTCGAGTTCGTCGAGTGGAAGCAGACCGAGGCCATCGTCGGCAAGAAGTTCGCCGGCTACTGGAAGAAGGGCTACCCCAAGGTGGACCAGGTGAGCTGGAAGCCGGTGCTGGAGAACGCCACGCGCGCCGCCATGGTGCAGACCGGCGAGGCCGACTTCGTCTACCCCCTGCCCTACGAGCAGGCGGCCAATCTGAAGAAGAACGACAAGATCGAGGTGGTGAGCACGCCGTCGATCATCGTGCGCTTCCTGGCCATGAACGTGCTGCAGAAGCCCTATGACAACCCCAAGGTGCGCCAGGCCATCGCCTACGCGGTGAACAAGGAAGCCATTGCCAAGGTGGCCTTCGGCGGCTACGCCTTCCCGGCCCAGGGCATCGTGCCCCAGGGCATCCAGTACGCGGTGAAGATGGACCCCATCCCCTACAACCCGCAGAAGGCGCGCGAGCTGCTGAAGGAGGCCGGCTACCCCAACGGTTTCGAGTCCACGCTCTGGGGCGCCTACAACAACACCACCACGCAGAAGGTGCTGCAGCTGGTGCAGCAGCAGCTGCAGCAGGTGGGCATCAAGCTGCAGGTGCAGGCCCTCGAAGTGGGCCAGCGCACCGAGTGGGTGGACGCCTGGCCCGACCCCAAGACCTCCAAGGTGCGTCTGTACTACACCGGCTGGTCGTCTTCCACGGGTGAGGCCGACTGGGCGCTGCGCCCGCTGTTCGCCACCGAAGCCCAGGCGCCCAAGCTCAACAACATGTCCTTCTACAGCAACAAGGTGGTGGATGACGCCATCGCCAAGGCCTTGGTGACCACCGACAGCACCGAGCGCGCCAACCTGTACAAGACCGCGCAGGAGCAGCTGATGCAGGACCTGCCGCGCATTCCGCTGGTCACCGACGAGGGCCTGTATGCGCATGCCAAGCGCCTGTCGGGCGTCTACGCCATGCCCGACGGCAACATCAACAGTGGCGAGATCGCGCTGAAATAA
- the gsiC gene encoding glutathione ABC transporter permease GsiC, with protein MLNYFLKRLLGLLPTLLIVAVLVFLFVHMLPGDPARLAAGPDADEATVQLVRKDLGLDRPLPEQFVHFFSRMVQGDFGTSMRTRRPVAAEIGERFMPTLLLTLSSMAWSVIFGMGIGIVSAVYRNQWPDRLGMTLAVSGISFPAFALGMMLMQVFSVQLGWLPTVGADTWRHYVLPSLTLGAAVAAVMARFTRASFVEVVQEDFVRTARAKGLNERVVVLKHCLRNALIPVITMMGLQFGFLLGGSIVVEAVFNWPGLGRLLVDAVNMRDYPVIQTLVLLFSLEFILINLLVDMAYGFINPTIRYK; from the coding sequence ATGCTGAACTACTTCCTCAAACGCCTGCTGGGCCTGCTGCCCACGCTGCTCATCGTGGCCGTCCTGGTGTTCCTGTTCGTGCACATGCTGCCCGGCGACCCCGCGCGCCTGGCTGCGGGCCCCGATGCCGACGAGGCCACGGTGCAGCTGGTGCGCAAGGACCTGGGCCTGGACCGGCCGCTGCCCGAGCAGTTCGTGCATTTCTTCTCGCGCATGGTGCAGGGCGACTTCGGCACCTCGATGCGCACGCGCCGCCCGGTGGCGGCCGAGATCGGCGAGCGCTTCATGCCCACGCTGCTGCTCACCCTCTCCAGCATGGCCTGGTCGGTCATCTTCGGCATGGGCATAGGCATCGTCTCGGCCGTGTACCGCAACCAGTGGCCCGATCGATTGGGCATGACGCTGGCGGTCTCGGGCATCTCGTTTCCGGCGTTCGCGCTGGGCATGATGCTGATGCAGGTTTTCTCGGTGCAGCTGGGCTGGCTGCCCACCGTGGGCGCCGACACCTGGCGCCACTACGTGCTGCCCTCGCTGACTCTGGGCGCGGCCGTGGCGGCGGTGATGGCGCGCTTCACGCGCGCCTCCTTCGTCGAGGTGGTGCAGGAGGACTTCGTGCGCACCGCGCGTGCCAAGGGCCTGAACGAGCGCGTGGTGGTGCTCAAGCACTGCCTGCGCAACGCCCTGATCCCGGTGATCACCATGATGGGCCTGCAGTTCGGCTTCCTGCTCGGCGGCTCCATCGTCGTCGAGGCGGTGTTCAACTGGCCCGGCCTGGGGCGCCTGCTGGTGGACGCCGTGAACATGCGCGACTACCCCGTGATCCAGACGCTGGTGCTGCTGTTCTCGCTGGAGTTCATTCTGATCAACCTGCTGGTGGACATGGCCTATGGCTTCATCAACCCCACCATCCGCTACAAGTGA
- the gsiD gene encoding glutathione ABC transporter permease GsiD — MSTISSAPVAVATNNAPAIRTPWREFWRKFKKQHVAVVALVFVLLLVAVAVLAPWLTPFDAENFFDYDRLNEGPSAMHWFGVDPLGRDIFSRILMGARISLAAGFLSVAIGCLIGTTLGLLAGYYEGWWDRIVMRISDVLFAFPGILLALGVVAILGSSMTNVIVAVAVFSVPAFARLVRGNTLVLKHMTYIESAQSIGASDFTIITRHILPGTISSIVVYFTMRVGTSIITAASLSFLGMGAQPPTPEWGAMLNEARADMVNAPHVALFPSLAIFLTVLAFNLLGDGLRDALDPKIDRQT, encoded by the coding sequence ATGAGCACGATCTCTTCCGCACCCGTGGCCGTCGCCACCAACAATGCACCCGCCATCCGCACGCCCTGGCGCGAGTTCTGGCGTAAGTTCAAGAAGCAGCATGTGGCCGTCGTGGCCCTGGTGTTCGTGCTGCTGCTCGTGGCCGTGGCCGTGCTCGCGCCCTGGCTGACGCCGTTCGACGCCGAGAACTTCTTCGATTACGACCGCCTGAACGAGGGGCCGTCGGCCATGCACTGGTTCGGCGTCGATCCGCTGGGGCGCGACATCTTCAGCCGCATCCTGATGGGCGCGCGCATCTCGCTCGCGGCGGGCTTCCTGTCGGTGGCCATAGGCTGCCTCATCGGCACCACGCTCGGTCTGCTGGCGGGCTATTACGAGGGCTGGTGGGACCGCATCGTGATGCGCATCTCCGACGTGCTGTTCGCCTTCCCCGGCATCCTGCTGGCGCTGGGTGTGGTGGCCATCCTGGGCAGCAGCATGACCAACGTCATCGTCGCCGTGGCGGTGTTCAGCGTGCCGGCGTTTGCGCGCCTGGTGCGCGGCAACACCCTGGTGCTCAAGCACATGACCTACATCGAGTCGGCGCAGAGCATTGGCGCGAGCGACTTCACCATCATCACGCGCCACATCCTGCCGGGCACGATCTCCTCCATCGTCGTCTACTTCACGATGCGCGTGGGCACCTCCATCATCACCGCCGCCAGCCTGTCGTTCCTGGGCATGGGCGCGCAGCCGCCCACGCCCGAATGGGGCGCCATGCTCAACGAGGCGCGTGCCGACATGGTGAACGCGCCGCATGTGGCGCTGTTCCCCAGCCTGGCGATCTTCCTCACCGTGCTGGCCTTCAACCTGCTGGGCGACGGCCTGCGCGACGCGCTCGACCCCAAGATCGACCGCCAGACATGA